Proteins from a single region of Rhodospirillales bacterium:
- a CDS encoding DUF2282 domain-containing protein — protein MKATAYAVASALVGALGIAAIAPAEAGPAAAPSYKFEKCYGVVKAGKNDCQTASNSCAGTVTKDAAGDSWVYLPAGTCDRIVGGSTTSKS, from the coding sequence ATGAAAGCAACCGCATACGCCGTTGCCAGCGCGCTCGTCGGAGCTCTGGGCATTGCCGCGATCGCCCCCGCCGAGGCGGGTCCCGCCGCAGCGCCGAGCTACAAGTTCGAGAAATGCTATGGCGTCGTCAAGGCTGGCAAGAACGACTGTCAGACGGCATCGAACTCGTGCGCCGGGACCGTGACCAAGGACGCGGCGGGCGATTCGTGGGTCTATCTGCCGGCAGGCACCTGCGACCGCATCGTCGGCGGCAGCACCACGTCGAAGAGCTAG
- a CDS encoding DUF692 domain-containing protein, which yields MVATLFPDIACDRAGIGFRTPHAAAILASRPAVGFLEVHAENYMGGGARVAQLAELRREWPISLHGVGLSLGSAEGIDGRHCDRLADLADRIEPLIVSEHLSWSISAGVYFNDLLPLPYSEETLCIVAGNVARTQDRLQRALLIENPSAYLRFTTSTMDEADFLCELVRRTGCGLLCDVNNIYVSSANLGGDPVAWIDRLPADAVGEIHLAGHCVNDADGQPVVIDDHGSRVSDAVWSLYAHAVRRFPHALALIEWDTRLPDLSVLVGEAATADHRRTLVLDGGHNAAAA from the coding sequence ATGGTGGCAACACTCTTTCCAGACATCGCGTGCGACAGGGCCGGGATCGGCTTCCGCACCCCACATGCGGCGGCAATCCTCGCTTCCCGTCCGGCCGTGGGTTTTCTCGAAGTTCACGCGGAGAACTACATGGGCGGCGGTGCCCGGGTCGCCCAACTCGCTGAACTGCGCCGGGAATGGCCCATCAGCCTGCACGGTGTTGGTCTTTCACTCGGATCGGCCGAGGGCATCGATGGTCGTCACTGCGACCGGCTCGCCGATCTCGCCGACCGCATCGAGCCATTGATCGTCTCCGAGCACCTGAGCTGGAGCATTTCTGCGGGTGTCTATTTCAACGACCTTCTGCCTTTGCCCTACAGCGAAGAAACCCTGTGCATCGTCGCCGGCAACGTTGCGCGCACGCAGGATCGCCTGCAGCGAGCATTGCTGATCGAGAACCCCTCCGCTTATCTGCGGTTTACGACGTCGACGATGGACGAGGCGGACTTCCTTTGCGAACTCGTTCGCCGCACTGGGTGTGGCCTTCTGTGTGACGTCAACAATATCTACGTTTCGAGCGCAAATCTCGGTGGCGATCCGGTTGCGTGGATCGACCGGCTTCCTGCGGACGCGGTCGGGGAAATCCACCTCGCCGGTCATTGCGTCAACGATGCCGACGGGCAGCCGGTCGTCATCGATGATCATGGATCACGGGTCTCCGACGCGGTGTGGTCGCTCTATGCGCACGCCGTGCGCCGATTTCCCCACGCGCTCGCCCTGATCGAATGGGATACGCGTCTGCCCGATCTTTCTGTCCTCGTCGGCGAAGCGGCGACGGCGGATCATCGCCGGACTTTGGTCCTCGATGGAGGTCATAATGCCGCCGCTGCCTGA
- a CDS encoding putative DNA-binding domain-containing protein — MPPLPELQAAMRAVLRGGEMPSVLNDAISADGLSAASRLGIYRNHFRVSLIDALAASFPVVRRLVGEAFFRAIARRFVDTTPPRSPCLSEYGAEFPAFLGECAETRVLPYLGDVARLEWLVMAAENAADQPVLSATALAAMSPGAITGARFTLHPSVGLIASNFPIAQIWAANQECNQECTAAAETIDLSGGGVHLLVHRCGGEVGWLVLPAAEFAFITLLKHGASFVAAIETAGGVADLPALFGALLEGGVFSEIRVGDVDENEELR, encoded by the coding sequence ATGCCGCCGCTGCCTGAGCTGCAGGCGGCGATGCGCGCCGTCTTGCGGGGCGGCGAGATGCCATCGGTTTTGAATGACGCGATCAGCGCCGACGGGCTGTCGGCCGCATCGCGCCTCGGCATCTATCGCAACCACTTTCGCGTCAGTCTGATCGATGCCCTGGCGGCGAGTTTTCCGGTGGTGCGGCGCCTCGTCGGCGAGGCGTTTTTCCGCGCCATCGCCCGCCGTTTCGTTGACACCACGCCGCCGCGCTCGCCGTGTCTCAGCGAGTATGGCGCTGAGTTTCCAGCGTTTTTGGGTGAATGCGCGGAAACTCGGGTGTTGCCATATCTTGGTGACGTCGCCCGCCTTGAGTGGTTGGTGATGGCGGCGGAAAATGCCGCCGACCAGCCGGTGCTGTCCGCCACGGCGCTCGCTGCAATGTCGCCAGGCGCGATCACCGGCGCGAGGTTCACCTTGCACCCGTCCGTGGGTCTCATTGCCTCAAACTTTCCCATCGCGCAGATCTGGGCGGCGAACCAGGAATGCAATCAGGAATGCACGGCAGCGGCCGAAACGATCGACCTCTCGGGCGGCGGGGTCCACCTGCTCGTCCATCGCTGCGGTGGTGAGGTTGGCTGGCTTGTCCTGCCAGCCGCCGAATTCGCCTTCATAACCCTGCTGAAACACGGCGCCTCGTTCGTCGCGGCCATCGAGACGGCCGGCGGCGTTGCTGACCTGCCGGCGTTGTTCGGCGCTCTCTTGGAGGGCGGCGTGTTCAGCGAAATCCGCGTCGGTGACGTGGACGAAAACGAGGAGTTGCGATGA
- a CDS encoding DoxX family protein, with translation MSSRRTEPGIVRAFCAGRDLLGRYPQSLLGLAFRFAIAVVFWRSGMTKIASWDVTLNLFQYEYAVPLLPPEIAAYMAAAAELSCPVLLVFGLGTRFAAAALLGMTAVIQIFVYPASWPDHLLWGSILVYLLTRGGGLLSLDHLVSHRFMRTADQRR, from the coding sequence ATGTCTTCTCGACGCACCGAACCCGGCATCGTACGCGCGTTCTGCGCCGGACGAGACCTGCTCGGCCGCTACCCTCAATCACTCCTGGGACTGGCATTCCGCTTCGCCATCGCCGTCGTCTTCTGGCGGTCGGGGATGACGAAGATCGCGAGCTGGGATGTAACGCTCAATCTGTTTCAATATGAGTATGCCGTACCGCTGCTGCCGCCGGAGATCGCGGCCTACATGGCGGCGGCGGCCGAGCTGTCCTGTCCGGTGCTACTGGTTTTTGGGCTCGGCACGCGCTTTGCCGCGGCGGCGCTGCTGGGTATGACGGCGGTCATACAGATCTTCGTTTATCCGGCGAGCTGGCCGGACCATCTGCTGTGGGGCTCGATCCTGGTGTATCTGCTCACGCGCGGCGGCGGGTTGCTGAGCTTGGATCATCTCGTATCGCACCGGTTCATGCGTACGGCCGATCAGCGCCGTTGA
- a CDS encoding redoxin domain-containing protein, whose protein sequence is MTLRDELIKTAEALCSEWPDENKRRFRRAVAEVEQSGVVDAAVRCGEMVPDFSLCDPHGDVIGLQALLDRGPVAITVFLASASPLCRLTLSAYARAAEQTGRLGANWIALGTEPAPMAAANLAGNAFVREAGGAWLLSDPGGHICGLFGLLHTPGHDLIDGYRRLGVNCPIGEDGRPLPLPLIATYVVGTDGIASFAEVGVDPLLRTEPQAVVAALKCCPVPQPASRS, encoded by the coding sequence ATGACCTTGCGCGATGAGTTGATCAAGACCGCTGAGGCTTTGTGTTCGGAATGGCCCGACGAGAACAAACGCCGTTTTCGGCGGGCCGTCGCCGAAGTCGAGCAGTCGGGCGTGGTCGACGCCGCGGTGCGGTGCGGTGAGATGGTTCCCGATTTTTCCCTGTGCGACCCGCATGGGGATGTGATCGGTCTGCAGGCGCTTCTCGATCGGGGGCCGGTCGCGATTACCGTGTTCCTCGCGAGCGCCTCACCATTATGCCGGCTGACGCTGTCCGCCTATGCGCGTGCGGCCGAGCAGACGGGTCGACTGGGAGCGAACTGGATCGCGCTGGGCACCGAACCGGCTCCGATGGCGGCCGCGAACCTCGCCGGGAACGCGTTCGTGCGCGAGGCCGGCGGTGCCTGGCTTCTGAGTGATCCGGGTGGGCATATCTGCGGGCTGTTCGGTCTGCTTCATACGCCCGGGCACGATCTGATCGACGGCTATCGTCGATTGGGCGTGAACTGTCCGATCGGCGAAGACGGGCGGCCGCTACCGCTGCCGCTGATTGCCACCTACGTTGTCGGGACCGACGGCATCGCGTCGTTCGCTGAAGTTGGCGTCGATCCCCTCCTCAGGACCGAGCCGCAGGCAGTGGTAGCAGCGTTGAAATGCTGCCCGGTTCCGCAGCCGGCGTCGCGCTCGTAA
- a CDS encoding LysR family transcriptional regulator, which produces MELYQVRYFLALCDTLNFTRAAEACNVAQPSLTRAIQNLEGELGGPLFHRERQRTHLTDLGKLMRPYLDQMSNQAEAAKARAKDFSKLLDAPLSIGVMCTIGPTKLLGLFSDFQSRHPGIEISLLDAKAKVLAERLEKGDIDIAIYGTPSGIDDTFHAMELFTERFVIGFGPGHAYESLPAVRLQDLHQQRYLSRVNCEFAEYMRDIAQQRGIEPLRPYRSERDDWIQVMALAGLGFTFIPEFAVTVSGLHTRLLIEPEVTRTIHLVTVRGRPFSPAVGAFVRLAMAYKPRFQVTSATPAAEPGSISTLLPLPAARS; this is translated from the coding sequence ATGGAGCTGTATCAGGTGCGATATTTTCTCGCCTTATGCGATACGCTCAACTTCACGCGCGCGGCGGAGGCCTGCAACGTGGCGCAGCCCAGCCTGACCCGCGCCATTCAAAACCTGGAAGGAGAACTGGGCGGGCCGCTGTTCCACCGCGAGCGGCAGCGCACCCATCTGACCGACCTCGGTAAGCTGATGCGGCCCTACCTCGATCAAATGTCCAATCAGGCGGAAGCGGCGAAGGCGCGAGCGAAGGACTTCAGCAAGCTGCTCGATGCTCCGCTGAGCATTGGCGTGATGTGCACAATTGGACCCACGAAGCTCCTGGGCTTGTTCAGCGACTTCCAGTCGCGTCACCCCGGTATCGAGATCTCGCTTCTCGACGCCAAGGCGAAGGTTCTGGCGGAACGTCTGGAGAAGGGTGACATCGACATCGCCATCTACGGCACCCCTTCCGGGATCGATGATACCTTTCACGCGATGGAGTTGTTTACCGAGCGCTTCGTCATCGGTTTCGGTCCCGGGCATGCTTACGAAAGCCTGCCGGCGGTGCGCTTGCAGGACCTGCACCAGCAACGCTACCTCAGCCGCGTCAACTGCGAGTTCGCCGAGTACATGCGCGACATCGCCCAGCAGCGCGGGATCGAGCCGCTCCGCCCCTATCGCAGCGAGCGCGACGACTGGATCCAGGTGATGGCGCTGGCCGGCCTCGGCTTCACCTTCATTCCCGAATTCGCCGTAACCGTCTCCGGACTGCACACCCGCCTGCTCATCGAGCCGGAAGTCACCCGGACGATTCATCTGGTTACGGTTCGCGGACGCCCCTTTTCGCCCGCGGTCGGTGCCTTCGTGCGCTTGGCGATGGCATACAAACCACGCTTTCAGGTTACGAGCGCGACGCCGGCTGCGGAACCGGGCAGCATTTCAACGCTGCTACCACTGCCTGCGGCTCGGTCCTGA
- a CDS encoding sel1 repeat family protein, whose protein sequence is MKARTFGPGRGQVGGERNPGSPLSRRDKDSGQISAVWISPAGGRNAPASRLVVREAPPVAEDGASCVVTGSSDTGVAPVGSNTTAPAVTTTVRVSRPAVARWLALAAAAGAAAGALLMVGYSEKPVFQTAEEGMSTASGAASTLETRLSVADPVGDTERRRVAIGTIPGMPVSTQKVAVAAPATRSGEDALPLTDGPVKAVKPAAVRPPAASGQLAADEVPIVVPAAGSDGIGPQALIGRGDAFLALSDVTSARLFYQRAANGGSMAGALAMAGTFDPLVLARDDVRGARPDPLAALAWYRTAADLGSAEGTSLAERLLDRLKRDAANGDAGAAATLRAATPRTAER, encoded by the coding sequence ATGAAGGCGCGAACATTCGGCCCCGGTCGCGGGCAGGTTGGCGGTGAGCGGAATCCCGGCTCTCCGTTGTCTCGGCGGGACAAGGACAGCGGCCAGATTAGTGCGGTGTGGATCTCTCCAGCGGGCGGACGCAACGCCCCGGCAAGCCGATTGGTGGTCCGGGAGGCACCGCCGGTCGCAGAGGACGGGGCGTCCTGTGTCGTTACCGGCAGCAGCGATACGGGTGTTGCGCCGGTGGGATCGAACACCACGGCCCCGGCGGTGACGACGACAGTCCGGGTGAGCCGGCCGGCAGTCGCGCGGTGGCTGGCGCTCGCTGCGGCCGCAGGCGCCGCGGCAGGCGCGCTCTTGATGGTCGGATACTCTGAAAAGCCGGTCTTCCAGACCGCTGAGGAGGGAATGTCGACGGCGAGCGGTGCCGCAAGCACCTTGGAGACGCGGCTGAGTGTCGCTGATCCGGTCGGTGATACCGAGCGTCGCCGTGTTGCCATCGGCACCATTCCCGGAATGCCGGTCAGTACGCAAAAGGTTGCGGTAGCGGCTCCCGCAACTCGTTCGGGCGAGGATGCGCTGCCGCTGACGGACGGTCCGGTTAAGGCGGTGAAACCCGCCGCGGTCCGGCCGCCCGCCGCCAGTGGCCAGCTCGCCGCCGACGAGGTGCCGATCGTGGTTCCTGCTGCCGGCAGCGACGGCATCGGCCCGCAGGCGCTGATCGGTCGGGGCGATGCGTTTCTCGCGCTTTCCGACGTAACGTCAGCACGCCTGTTCTATCAGCGTGCCGCAAACGGCGGCAGCATGGCGGGTGCGCTGGCGATGGCGGGGACGTTCGATCCGCTGGTTCTCGCCCGTGACGATGTTCGTGGCGCGCGACCCGACCCGCTAGCGGCGCTCGCGTGGTATCGCACCGCCGCCGACCTGGGCAGTGCTGAGGGCACTTCGCTCGCCGAACGCCTGCTTGATCGGCTGAAACGCGATGCGGCGAACGGTGATGCCGGCGCAGCGGCCACTTTGCGCGCGGCCACGCCCCGCACAGCAGAGCGCTGA
- a CDS encoding TAXI family TRAP transporter solute-binding subunit, with translation MVHRVISAAIAMVIVAVGLAGATAQASDTIVARQDSAREVNAGTVAIISGGINGTYIRIASDLAAVLDNGNTLRVLPIIGKGSVQNITDILYLYGIDIGIVQSDVLGYIRKEKLVPHIEQSIRYITKLYNEEVHVLAARGINRLQDLQGRKVNVDVAGSGTAMTASTLFGTLGVTIEATNFDQALALEKLRNGEIAAMVYVAGKPTELFRKIEDANSGLHFVPVPLTESLLPIYLPSTITHEDYPSLVADGQPTETVAVGAVMAVYNWNPKTDRYKRVAAFVDAFFDHFGEFLKPPRHPKWQEVNLAAQLPGWTRFRAADEWLASLDAATGSVTTAGSDRALKASFDEFFKFISETGGPGARPLDAQSRNALFERFVEWRSRPTASAPQRGPGATSPER, from the coding sequence ATGGTTCATAGAGTCATCAGCGCTGCCATCGCCATGGTTATTGTTGCGGTTGGGCTGGCAGGTGCCACCGCGCAAGCGAGTGATACCATCGTAGCCCGCCAGGATAGTGCGCGCGAGGTGAATGCAGGCACGGTGGCGATCATCTCCGGTGGAATCAACGGCACCTACATCCGCATCGCTAGCGATCTCGCGGCAGTTCTCGATAACGGAAATACGCTGCGTGTTCTGCCCATCATCGGCAAGGGCTCGGTGCAGAACATCACCGACATCCTTTACTTGTACGGAATCGACATCGGCATCGTGCAGTCCGACGTTCTGGGCTATATCCGCAAGGAAAAGCTCGTTCCGCACATCGAGCAGAGCATTCGCTACATAACCAAGCTCTACAATGAGGAGGTTCACGTCCTCGCCGCCAGGGGTATCAACCGCCTGCAGGACTTGCAGGGCCGCAAGGTTAACGTCGACGTCGCCGGTAGTGGCACGGCGATGACCGCGTCCACACTGTTCGGCACCCTCGGCGTGACGATTGAAGCCACCAACTTCGATCAGGCACTCGCGCTTGAAAAGCTGCGCAACGGCGAGATCGCGGCGATGGTCTATGTCGCCGGTAAGCCGACGGAGCTGTTCCGCAAGATTGAAGACGCCAATAGCGGGCTTCACTTCGTGCCGGTGCCGCTGACCGAATCACTACTTCCGATCTATCTTCCGTCGACGATCACGCACGAGGATTATCCGAGCCTTGTGGCAGACGGACAACCTACGGAAACCGTCGCCGTCGGCGCGGTCATGGCCGTCTATAACTGGAATCCGAAAACTGACCGCTACAAGCGGGTGGCCGCGTTCGTCGATGCGTTTTTTGATCACTTCGGTGAGTTTCTTAAGCCACCGCGCCACCCCAAATGGCAGGAGGTGAATTTGGCGGCGCAGCTTCCGGGCTGGACTCGCTTTCGAGCGGCGGATGAGTGGCTCGCCAGCCTCGATGCGGCGACCGGCAGCGTGACCACCGCCGGATCCGATCGCGCGCTAAAGGCCTCGTTCGACGAATTTTTTAAATTCATCAGCGAGACGGGCGGTCCGGGCGCGCGGCCGCTCGATGCACAAAGCCGCAACGCACTCTTCGAGCGCTTCGTCGAATGGCGCAGTCGCCCGACCGCGTCCGCACCTCAGAGAGGACCCGGCGCAACTAGCCCGGAGCGCTGA
- a CDS encoding FAD-dependent oxidoreductase: MSIGESEGEMGRVRMDTRAAPGHANTRWASLLEHAQSIGTTLNETVAPLLDLFVRIWLAQGFFASGLLKTINWPATVYLYTAEHPLPGVAPDLAASLGTGIELICPLLLLVGLATRAASLPLLASLAFLHFTYKAVDADVYQMLLLGVLAVRGAGPLSLDHAIAPNLVASALPFGRSYQRLGAWLHRRALPFALLVVRLITAVMLARAFLALPSEPTTLASASVAAFNLMAMAFAFGLGTRLAALLLLLLAWFHAGMSASLSAGDGGTLLTLGLILMDFALRGSGGLALDRLISQRLIALYPSLGGSAEWLDGAPRVVIVGAGFGGIAAARGLRHAWANVTLVDRRNYHLFQPLLYQVATASLSPAEIATPIRTLVRGQTNCRVVMGRVSGIDPLRREVLLDEQRLSYDYLVLATGARHSYFGRDDWERFAPGLKKIDDATAMRGRILRAFERAETCADADERARLLTFVIVGGGPTGVELAGAIAELAQHGMRGEFRTVDPASARVILVQSAPRLLPAMPETLSAAAQRALQSLHVDVRTGAKVEEIDARGVRIGEVRIEAASVLWAAGVMASPAGRWIGAPRDRSGRVIVGADLSVDSLPGVYALGDTAACPGADGAPLPGLAAVAKQQGAYVARRIRALIEGRPAEKPFRYRDLGSMATIGRKAAVADLRGMRLSGSIAWWLWGAVHVGFLVDVRSRVAVLVEWFWSYMTYARSIRLITGNEGGVD, from the coding sequence ATGTCAATCGGAGAGAGCGAGGGTGAGATGGGACGGGTGAGGATGGACACGCGCGCGGCCCCTGGTCACGCGAATACCCGCTGGGCGTCGTTGCTCGAGCACGCGCAAAGCATCGGAACCACACTGAACGAGACGGTTGCGCCATTGCTCGATCTGTTCGTGCGGATCTGGCTGGCACAAGGGTTCTTTGCCTCTGGCCTGCTGAAGACAATCAACTGGCCGGCGACCGTCTACCTCTACACCGCCGAGCATCCGCTGCCTGGCGTCGCACCCGATCTCGCGGCGAGCCTCGGCACCGGGATCGAGCTGATCTGCCCGCTCCTGCTGCTCGTCGGCCTTGCGACACGTGCCGCGTCGCTGCCCCTGCTCGCATCGCTCGCCTTCCTCCACTTCACCTACAAAGCGGTCGACGCGGACGTCTATCAGATGCTGCTACTGGGCGTGCTCGCCGTGCGCGGAGCCGGCCCGCTCTCGCTTGATCATGCGATCGCTCCGAACCTTGTCGCCTCCGCCCTGCCGTTCGGCCGGTCATATCAGCGGCTGGGCGCCTGGTTGCACCGGCGCGCCTTGCCGTTCGCCCTGCTCGTCGTCCGTCTCATCACCGCCGTCATGCTGGCCCGCGCCTTTCTCGCGCTCCCCTCCGAGCCGACGACGCTCGCCTCGGCCAGCGTCGCCGCGTTCAACCTGATGGCGATGGCGTTCGCCTTTGGCCTCGGAACGCGGCTTGCTGCACTCTTGCTGTTGCTGCTGGCCTGGTTCCACGCTGGGATGTCGGCGAGCCTGTCGGCGGGTGACGGTGGAACGCTGCTGACGCTCGGGCTGATCCTGATGGACTTTGCGCTGCGTGGCAGCGGCGGGCTCGCCCTCGACCGACTGATCTCGCAACGCCTGATTGCCCTATATCCCAGCCTCGGCGGTAGCGCGGAATGGCTCGATGGTGCACCGCGCGTCGTCATCGTCGGCGCCGGTTTCGGTGGCATCGCCGCCGCCCGCGGCCTCAGGCATGCCTGGGCCAACGTCACTCTGGTCGATCGCCGCAATTATCACCTCTTCCAGCCGCTGCTCTACCAGGTGGCAACGGCGAGCCTGTCTCCGGCCGAGATCGCGACGCCCATTCGCACCCTCGTGCGTGGCCAGACCAACTGCCGGGTGGTCATGGGCCGGGTGAGTGGCATCGATCCGCTCCGGCGCGAGGTGCTGCTCGACGAACAGCGACTGAGCTATGACTATCTGGTGCTGGCGACGGGTGCCCGGCACAGCTATTTCGGCCGGGACGATTGGGAGCGCTTTGCTCCGGGACTGAAAAAGATCGATGACGCGACAGCGATGCGGGGACGAATTCTGCGCGCCTTCGAGCGGGCAGAAACCTGCGCTGATGCCGACGAGCGCGCGCGTCTGCTCACGTTCGTCATCGTCGGCGGCGGCCCCACCGGGGTGGAACTCGCCGGCGCCATCGCCGAACTCGCCCAACATGGCATGCGGGGCGAGTTCCGCACCGTCGATCCGGCCAGCGCCCGGGTAATTCTCGTCCAATCCGCGCCACGACTGTTGCCGGCGATGCCGGAGACCTTGTCGGCAGCGGCGCAGCGCGCCTTGCAATCGCTGCACGTCGACGTGCGAACGGGCGCCAAGGTCGAGGAGATCGATGCGCGCGGCGTGCGCATCGGCGAGGTTCGCATCGAAGCTGCGAGCGTGCTGTGGGCGGCGGGGGTGATGGCGTCACCCGCCGGGCGCTGGATCGGCGCGCCACGAGACCGCAGCGGCCGGGTGATCGTCGGCGCCGATCTGTCCGTCGATAGCCTGCCGGGCGTGTACGCGCTCGGCGATACCGCCGCCTGCCCCGGCGCCGATGGCGCGCCGCTGCCCGGCCTCGCCGCCGTCGCCAAGCAGCAGGGCGCCTACGTCGCGCGCCGCATCCGCGCACTGATCGAAGGCCGGCCGGCCGAAAAGCCGTTCCGCTATCGGGATCTCGGTTCGATGGCGACCATCGGACGCAAGGCCGCGGTCGCCGATCTGCGGGGCATGCGCCTGAGCGGCAGCATTGCCTGGTGGCTATGGGGCGCCGTGCACGTGGGATTCCTCGTCGACGTGCGCAGCCGTGTTGCCGTGCTCGTCGAGTGGTTCTGGTCGTATATGACCTACGCGCGTAGTATCCGGCTGATCACCGGCAACGAGGGCGGCGTCGACTGA
- a CDS encoding class I SAM-dependent methyltransferase, whose product MRWREHWRSLALGLPTVLGLKQRGFFIPCRFATVAGSSVLPDPFYPVIDTWMTEARPRFDALFDAIDGYAADLAAIDAASAPAPAPRWWQDWFPRLDAAAAYALIRSRAPRHVVEVGSGHSTRWFARAVADGGLATRIVAIDPRPRAAINGLGVQVLRCPLQQAGTAPFARLQAGDMLAIDGSHVLMPGTDVDWLLNRVLPALPAGALVHLHDIFLPDPYPAEWSWRGYNEQQGVAALLQGGGWRILWSSRWASTRLTDRLAASVLAAVPLPSDAYESSLWLEKCPFTGSKGIFDQL is encoded by the coding sequence ATGAGGTGGCGTGAGCATTGGCGGTCACTGGCTCTGGGTTTGCCGACCGTTCTGGGATTGAAGCAGCGCGGCTTCTTTATTCCCTGCCGCTTTGCCACCGTCGCCGGTTCCTCTGTCCTGCCCGATCCCTTTTATCCCGTGATCGATACCTGGATGACGGAGGCGCGGCCGCGCTTTGATGCTCTCTTCGATGCGATCGACGGGTATGCCGCCGACTTGGCCGCAATCGATGCTGCGAGCGCGCCGGCGCCGGCGCCGCGCTGGTGGCAGGACTGGTTTCCGCGGCTTGATGCCGCCGCGGCGTACGCGCTGATCCGCTCACGCGCCCCCCGTCATGTGGTCGAGGTCGGCTCCGGGCACTCGACCCGCTGGTTCGCTCGGGCGGTGGCTGATGGTGGTCTGGCGACGCGCATCGTTGCGATTGATCCGCGTCCGCGCGCCGCGATCAACGGGCTTGGCGTGCAGGTGTTGCGGTGTCCGCTGCAGCAGGCCGGCACGGCGCCGTTTGCCCGGCTGCAGGCGGGCGACATGCTCGCTATCGACGGCAGCCACGTGCTCATGCCGGGCACTGACGTCGACTGGCTGCTCAACCGCGTGCTGCCGGCCTTGCCGGCCGGTGCGCTCGTTCACCTGCATGATATCTTCCTGCCCGATCCCTATCCCGCCGAATGGTCCTGGCGCGGCTATAACGAACAGCAGGGCGTCGCAGCGCTGCTGCAGGGTGGCGGCTGGCGCATTCTGTGGTCGAGCCGGTGGGCCTCCACCCGCCTCACCGACCGGCTGGCGGCATCCGTACTTGCCGCCGTGCCGTTGCCGTCAGACGCGTACGAGTCGAGCTTGTGGCTGGAAAAATGCCCGTTCACGGGCTCGAAGGGGATTTTCGATCAGCTATAG
- a CDS encoding ABC transporter permease, which translates to MTTGGNDRLAHTVDATPFEAFEAEALTPEQERYYMAPQWRMIWWKFRRHRLAVAAGTILLALYASIVICEVLAPYARDTKHREFIYAPPQRIRLFDDGRLIGPFVYGLDYQLDLETMKRTYADDHQRVQRLRFFCRGDPYRFWGAVGGHFHLVCPAEGGEFFFFGTDRLGRDVFSRIIYGARVSLTVGLFGIAVSFVLGITIGGIAGYFGGWIDAAIQRVIEILKSLPELPLWMALSAALPVNWSPILVYFGITLILGLLDWPGLARAVRSKLLALREEDFCTAARLMGASPPRIIARHLLPNFMSHLIASATLSIPSMILGETALSFLGLGLRPPVTSWGVLLTEAQNIEAVALYPWLLLPMAPVIVTVLAFNFLGDGLRDAADPYS; encoded by the coding sequence ATGACCACCGGGGGCAATGACCGGCTGGCCCACACCGTCGACGCCACGCCGTTCGAGGCGTTCGAAGCGGAGGCACTGACGCCCGAGCAGGAGCGCTATTACATGGCACCGCAGTGGCGGATGATCTGGTGGAAGTTCCGCCGTCACCGCTTGGCTGTCGCCGCCGGGACCATTCTCCTCGCGCTTTACGCATCGATCGTGATTTGCGAGGTGCTGGCGCCTTATGCGCGAGATACCAAACACCGGGAATTCATCTACGCGCCGCCGCAACGGATCCGACTGTTCGACGACGGGCGTCTCATCGGCCCCTTCGTCTACGGTCTCGACTATCAACTCGACCTTGAGACGATGAAGCGCACGTATGCGGATGATCACCAGCGCGTTCAGCGCCTGCGCTTTTTCTGCCGGGGAGATCCTTATCGCTTCTGGGGAGCGGTCGGCGGGCATTTTCATCTCGTCTGTCCGGCTGAGGGCGGCGAATTCTTCTTCTTCGGCACCGACCGGCTGGGCCGCGACGTCTTTTCCCGGATTATCTACGGCGCGCGCGTCTCGCTGACCGTCGGCCTGTTCGGCATCGCCGTCAGCTTCGTCCTCGGCATCACCATCGGCGGCATCGCCGGCTACTTCGGCGGCTGGATCGACGCCGCGATCCAACGGGTGATCGAGATCTTGAAATCCTTGCCGGAACTGCCGCTATGGATGGCGCTATCGGCGGCGCTGCCGGTCAACTGGAGCCCGATCCTCGTCTATTTCGGCATCACCTTGATCCTCGGCCTGCTCGACTGGCCGGGGCTCGCCCGCGCCGTCCGCTCGAAGCTGCTGGCGTTGCGCGAAGAGGACTTCTGCACAGCGGCGCGGCTGATGGGCGCGAGCCCGCCGCGTATCATCGCCCGCCACCTGCTGCCCAACTTCATGAGCCACCTGATCGCCTCGGCAACCCTGTCGATCCCCTCGATGATCCTCGGCGAGACGGCGCTCAGTTTCCTCGGACTCGGCCTGCGCCCACCGGTCACCAGCTGGGGCGTTCTGTTGACCGAAGCGCAGAACATCGAAGCCGTCGCCCTTTATCCCTGGTTGCTGCTGCCGATGGCGCCGGTGATCGTCACCGTGCTCGCCTTCAACTTCCTCGGCGACGGACTGCGCGACGCCGCCGATCCCTATAGCTGA